A section of the Streptomyces sp. NBC_01591 genome encodes:
- a CDS encoding DUF917 domain-containing protein — MREINLDNLDDIARGAGILGTGGGGDPYIGKLLAREAIRKYGPVRLVAFDEVPADATVVPVSGMGAPTVLLERVPAGGEEVAALRALEKHIGRAATHIAPIEVGGVNSMLPIACAAEAGLPLVEGDAMGRAFPEAQMVLPGLIGVANTPMALADDKGNSIIVDAVSNHAAERIARAVCVELGCQISSADTVMRGDQLVDGLVPDTLTLAERLGAAVREARAAHTDPVLAARTMLSGTHLLTGKVIDVSRRTQGGFARGNARIEGIGDDAGRVLELGFQNEHLLATLDGETVATTPDLICVLDTDTGDPVTTEGLRVSVLAAPCDPRWTTPGGLALAGPRYFGYGVDYPPFREIRPPGRTTPAPGRSAPRGPAGHCLSPSGPFLRPRACRSSWTRRRRPVPAARSDRR, encoded by the coding sequence ATGCGTGAGATCAACCTCGACAACCTGGACGACATCGCGCGCGGCGCGGGCATCCTCGGTACCGGCGGGGGCGGCGACCCGTACATCGGCAAGCTGCTGGCCCGCGAGGCCATCCGCAAGTACGGCCCGGTCCGGCTCGTCGCCTTCGACGAGGTGCCGGCCGACGCGACCGTGGTCCCCGTCTCGGGGATGGGGGCGCCGACGGTGCTGCTGGAACGTGTCCCCGCCGGTGGCGAGGAAGTGGCCGCCCTGCGCGCCCTGGAGAAGCACATCGGCCGCGCCGCCACCCACATCGCGCCGATCGAGGTGGGCGGCGTCAACTCCATGCTGCCCATCGCCTGCGCCGCCGAGGCGGGGCTGCCGCTGGTCGAAGGCGACGCCATGGGCCGCGCCTTTCCCGAGGCGCAGATGGTGCTGCCCGGTCTGATCGGAGTGGCCAACACCCCGATGGCGCTCGCCGACGACAAGGGCAACAGCATCATCGTCGACGCCGTCTCCAACCACGCCGCCGAGCGCATCGCGCGGGCCGTCTGCGTGGAGCTCGGCTGCCAGATCTCCAGCGCCGACACCGTGATGCGCGGCGACCAGCTCGTCGACGGACTCGTCCCCGACACGCTGACACTCGCCGAGCGACTCGGCGCCGCCGTGCGCGAGGCGCGCGCCGCGCACACCGACCCGGTGCTCGCGGCCCGCACCATGCTCTCCGGCACCCATCTGCTGACCGGCAAGGTGATCGACGTCAGCCGCCGCACCCAGGGCGGCTTCGCCCGGGGCAACGCCCGGATCGAGGGCATTGGTGACGACGCGGGCCGGGTGCTCGAACTCGGCTTCCAGAACGAGCATCTGCTGGCCACCCTCGACGGCGAGACGGTCGCCACCACGCCCGACCTCATCTGCGTGCTGGACACCGACACCGGCGACCCGGTGACCACGGAAGGCCTGCGCGTCAGCGTCCTCGCGGCCCCCTGCGACCCGCGCTGGACCACCCCGGGCGGCCTGGCGCTCGCCGGGCCGCGGTACTTCGGCTACGGCGTGGACTATCCGCCGTTCCGGGAGATCCGACCCCCGGGCCGCACCACACCGGCGCCCGGCCGGTCCGCTCCACGCGGACCGGCCGGGCATTGCCTTTCGCCGAGTGGTCCCTTCCTCAGGCCGCGCGCGTGCCGCTCTTCATGGACACGACGGCGCAGGCCAGTCCCAGCAGCACGGTCAGACCGCCGATGA
- a CDS encoding SPW repeat protein yields MSNISHTGRDMASHPDVSEMRDRYARMLGGRDVALVDAPVFLVGLYCAISPWVLHFTASQPTLATHNLIMGVAIAALGLGFTVMPERMYGLSWAICAMGAWTIISTWIVGSSPDLGVVLNNIIIGGLTVLLGLACAVVSMKSGTRAA; encoded by the coding sequence ATGTCAAACATCTCGCACACCGGCCGTGACATGGCCAGTCACCCCGATGTCTCCGAAATGCGCGATCGCTATGCCCGCATGCTCGGTGGCCGCGATGTGGCCCTGGTGGACGCACCGGTGTTCCTCGTCGGTCTCTACTGCGCCATCTCGCCGTGGGTGCTGCACTTCACGGCAAGTCAGCCCACACTCGCGACGCACAACCTGATCATGGGTGTCGCGATCGCCGCGCTGGGCCTCGGGTTCACCGTCATGCCGGAGCGCATGTACGGCCTGAGCTGGGCCATCTGCGCCATGGGGGCCTGGACGATCATCTCGACGTGGATCGTCGGCAGCAGCCCCGACCTCGGCGTCGTCCTCAACAACATCATCATCGGCGGTCTGACCGTGCTGCTGGGACTGGCCTGCGCCGTCGTGTCCATGAAGAGCGGCACGCGCGCGGCCTGA
- a CDS encoding ABA4-like family protein, with protein MTGALFEISFFLAAPFWLLMILAPNWRPTSRIAASPLTVLPVLALYLIMAVPVFPELWDAVRSPDIDTFRDLMALANGAGAIWAQVIAWDLLLGQWMFLEGRRLGISPLVMGPLLVLTILLSPFGLLIFLALRAVLKPRTRPGNADPDRVGGATLR; from the coding sequence ATGACCGGTGCGCTCTTCGAGATCTCGTTCTTCCTGGCAGCTCCGTTCTGGCTGCTCATGATCCTGGCGCCCAACTGGCGCCCCACGTCACGCATCGCCGCCTCGCCGCTCACCGTCCTGCCGGTGCTGGCCCTCTACCTGATCATGGCCGTGCCCGTCTTTCCCGAGCTCTGGGACGCGGTGCGCAGCCCCGACATAGACACCTTCCGCGATCTGATGGCGCTGGCGAACGGGGCCGGGGCGATCTGGGCGCAGGTGATCGCCTGGGATCTGCTGCTGGGCCAGTGGATGTTCCTGGAAGGGCGTCGGCTGGGGATCTCTCCGCTGGTGATGGGGCCGTTGCTGGTGCTGACGATCCTGCTGTCGCCGTTCGGGCTGCTGATCTTCCTCGCGCTGCGGGCGGTGCTGAAGCCGAGGACCCGGCCCGGGAATGCGGACCCGGACCGGGTCGGTGGTGCGACGCTGCGATAG
- a CDS encoding siderophore-interacting protein, with protein MAERPARQAPKAQGAEVLRTERITPHMVRVVLGGEGLAGFELAGFTDHYVKLCFAPEGADYAHPFDMARIREERPRELWPTTRTYTVRSWDPVARELAIDFVVHGDEGLAGPWAMRAAPGDQVTFLGPGGGYSPDASADWHLLVGDESALPAIAAALERIPAGAPVHAFVEVADAAEEQKIVTPDGVGVTWLHRGERPVGEALTAAVKELEFPAGEVQAFVHGEAGFVKEIRRHLRLERGIPLPQLSISGYWRLGQNDDAWRSVKREWNAQVEREQEDAA; from the coding sequence GTGGCAGAACGACCGGCACGGCAGGCACCCAAGGCACAGGGGGCCGAGGTGCTGCGCACCGAGCGGATCACCCCCCACATGGTGCGCGTGGTGCTCGGCGGCGAGGGCCTCGCCGGGTTCGAGCTCGCCGGGTTCACCGACCACTACGTCAAACTCTGCTTCGCCCCCGAGGGCGCCGACTACGCGCACCCCTTCGACATGGCCCGCATCCGCGAGGAGCGGCCGCGCGAGCTGTGGCCCACGACCCGTACGTACACGGTGCGTTCCTGGGATCCGGTCGCCCGCGAGCTGGCGATCGATTTCGTGGTCCACGGCGACGAGGGCCTCGCCGGGCCCTGGGCGATGCGGGCGGCCCCGGGCGACCAGGTGACCTTCCTGGGTCCGGGCGGGGGTTACAGCCCGGACGCCTCGGCGGACTGGCACCTCCTGGTGGGCGACGAGAGCGCGCTGCCGGCCATCGCGGCGGCCCTGGAGCGGATACCGGCGGGCGCGCCGGTGCACGCGTTCGTCGAGGTGGCGGACGCCGCGGAGGAGCAGAAGATCGTGACGCCGGACGGGGTCGGGGTGACCTGGCTGCACCGCGGGGAGCGCCCGGTCGGCGAGGCACTGACCGCCGCTGTGAAGGAGCTGGAGTTCCCCGCGGGCGAGGTCCAGGCGTTCGTCCACGGCGAGGCGGGCTTCGTGAAGGAGATCCGCCGCCATCTGCGCCTGGAGCGCGGGATCCCGCTCCCCCAGCTGTCGATCTCGGGCTACTGGCGGCTCGGCCAGAACGACGACGCCTGGCGCTCGGTCAAGCGCGAGTGGAACGCGCAGGTGGAGCGCGAGCAGGAGGACGCCGCGTAA
- a CDS encoding MerR family transcriptional regulator codes for MRIGELSSRSGVPVPTIKFYVREGLLPAGQLTSPNQASYDSGHERRLRLIRALLDVGGLSLAAIGDVLRVVEDPAQPVHKVLSAAAKRLTPLHEDEAEPELEDARDEVAELVERRGWRVEAHGPAGESLAGVIVALRRAGHGGFVELLDDYAAAAEPVARADLDYVGRRVAREDLVESVVVGTVLGEAMFSALRRLAHVDASARAYNGDGGAGGRGGEGAVGPDGEGAESAEVSGAGG; via the coding sequence GTGCGCATCGGCGAGTTGAGCAGCAGGTCCGGGGTCCCGGTACCGACGATCAAGTTCTACGTACGTGAAGGTCTGCTACCGGCAGGGCAGTTGACCAGCCCGAACCAGGCGAGTTACGACTCCGGGCACGAGCGCAGGCTGCGCCTGATCCGCGCCCTGCTGGATGTCGGCGGGCTCTCGCTTGCCGCCATCGGCGATGTGCTGCGGGTGGTCGAGGACCCGGCGCAGCCGGTGCACAAGGTGCTGAGTGCCGCGGCGAAGCGCCTTACTCCGCTGCACGAGGACGAGGCGGAGCCCGAACTGGAGGACGCCCGCGACGAGGTGGCGGAGCTGGTGGAGCGGCGGGGCTGGCGGGTCGAGGCACACGGTCCGGCGGGCGAGTCCCTGGCCGGGGTGATCGTCGCGCTGCGGCGGGCCGGGCACGGAGGCTTCGTCGAACTGCTCGACGACTACGCGGCCGCCGCCGAACCGGTCGCGCGGGCCGACCTCGACTACGTGGGGCGGCGGGTGGCGCGCGAGGACCTGGTGGAGAGCGTGGTGGTGGGCACCGTACTGGGCGAGGCGATGTTCAGCGCGCTGCGACGGCTCGCACATGTGGACGCGTCCGCGCGCGCTTACAACGGCGACGGCGGGGCGGGCGGTCGGGGCGGCGAGGGGGCAGTCGGCCCGGACGGCGAGGGCGCAGAAAGCGCGGAGGTGTCGGGCGCCGGTGGGTGA
- a CDS encoding quaternary amine ABC transporter ATP-binding protein: protein MQKLEGGADRDELRADGTTAAVIDASFTVEPGQIFVVMGLSGSGKSTLLRMLNGLLDPTAGRVLFDGQDLTALSPAELRHVRSSKISMVFQHFALFPHRSVLENAAYGLEVQGIPRAEREKRAAEALELTGLAGWEKSWPDELSGGMQQRVGLARALATDADLLLMDESFSALDPLIRRDMQDQLLELQKRLKKTIVFITHDLNEAMRLGDRIAVMRDGKIVQLGTAEDILVTPANDYVASFTQDVDRTRVLTAGAIMAEPHTVMGTSTEDGKELRAAADVLAAAPATVTESTPIIELFTPCSQSGVPVAVTDTEGKLVGVVPRARLLAVLGEPMTPAEAPQDVEPGTVGTKKVASV, encoded by the coding sequence GTGCAAAAACTCGAAGGCGGCGCCGACCGCGACGAGCTGCGCGCCGACGGAACGACCGCAGCGGTGATCGACGCCTCGTTCACCGTCGAACCGGGACAGATCTTCGTCGTGATGGGTCTGTCCGGGTCCGGAAAGTCCACGTTGCTGCGCATGCTCAACGGACTTCTGGATCCCACCGCCGGACGCGTGCTCTTCGACGGCCAGGACCTGACCGCCCTGAGCCCTGCCGAGCTGCGCCATGTCCGGTCCTCCAAGATCAGCATGGTGTTCCAGCACTTCGCGCTCTTCCCCCACCGCAGTGTGCTGGAGAACGCCGCGTACGGCCTGGAAGTGCAGGGCATACCGCGCGCCGAGCGCGAGAAGCGCGCCGCCGAGGCGCTGGAGCTGACCGGCCTCGCCGGCTGGGAGAAGTCCTGGCCCGACGAGCTGTCCGGCGGCATGCAGCAGCGTGTCGGGCTGGCCCGCGCCCTGGCCACCGACGCAGACCTGCTGCTGATGGACGAGTCCTTCAGCGCACTCGACCCGCTGATCCGCCGCGACATGCAGGACCAGCTGCTCGAACTGCAGAAGCGGCTGAAGAAGACCATCGTCTTCATCACCCACGACCTCAACGAGGCCATGCGCCTCGGCGACCGTATCGCCGTGATGCGCGACGGGAAGATCGTCCAGCTCGGCACCGCCGAGGACATCCTGGTCACCCCGGCCAACGACTACGTCGCCTCCTTCACCCAGGACGTCGACCGCACCCGGGTGCTGACCGCGGGCGCCATCATGGCCGAGCCGCACACCGTCATGGGCACCAGCACGGAGGACGGCAAGGAACTGCGCGCCGCCGCCGATGTGCTCGCGGCCGCCCCGGCCACCGTCACCGAGTCCACGCCGATCATCGAGCTCTTCACGCCCTGCTCGCAGAGCGGAGTACCGGTCGCCGTGACCGACACCGAGGGCAAGCTCGTCGGTGTCGTACCGCGCGCCCGGCTGCTCGCCGTCCTCGGTGAACCGATGACCCCCGCCGAGGCTCCGCAGGACGTCGAGCCCGGCACGGTCGGCACGAAGAAGGTGGCCAGTGTTTAG
- a CDS encoding DEAD/DEAH box helicase, with protein sequence MTEDLSPAERYQASRIRATELATALAPFRELYEFDLDPYQIEACEALEAGKGVLVAAPTGSGKTIVGEFAVHLALEQGRKCFYTTPIKALSNQKFADLVKRYGPEKVGLLTGDNSVNADAPVVVMTTEVLRNMLYAGSQALRGLGYVVMDEVHYLSDRFRGAVWEEVIIHLPDSVTLVSLSATVSNAEEFGDWLDTVRGDTEVIVSESRPVPLWQHVLAGRRMYDLFEEETDHGGRGAGRREVNPDLVRLARMENQRGYNPRERRRGKMVREADRERERRQRSRIWTPARPEVIDRLDAEGLLPAITFIFSRAGCEAAVQQCLHAGLRLNDEEKRRLVREIVEKRTASIPGEDLHVLGYYEWLEGLERGIAAHHAGMLPTFKEVVEELFVRGLVKAVFATETLALGINMPARSVVLEKLVKWNGEQHADITPGEYTQLTGRAGRRGIDVEGHAVVLWQRGMDPGALAGLAGTRTYPLRSSFRPSYNMAVNLVQQFGRHRSRELLETSFAQFQADRSVVGISRQVQKNEEGLDGYREGMTCHLGDFEEYARLRRDLKDRETELAKQGATQRRAEAAASLEKLKPGDVIHVPTGKFAGLALVLDPGLPAGRTNGHGHRGLEYHDGPRPLVLTAERQVKRLASIDFPVPVEALERMRVPKSFNPRSPQSRRDLASALRTKAGHIVPERHRKGRSVAADDRAIARYRAELRAHPCHGCDEREDHARWAERYHRLQRDTRQLERRIEGRTNTIARTFDRIVALLTELDYLRGNEVTEHGRRLARLYGELDLLASECLRAGVWEGLNPAELAACVSALVYEARQADDAVAPKLPSGPAKTAMGEMVRIWGRLDALEEDFKINQAEGVGQREPDLGFAWAVYMWASGRTLDEVLGEAEMPAGDFVRWCKQVIDVLGQIAAAAPRDGSSVARNAHKAVDAVLRGVVAYSSVG encoded by the coding sequence ATGACAGAGGACCTCTCACCAGCTGAGCGATACCAGGCTTCTCGGATCCGCGCCACCGAGCTGGCCACCGCACTCGCGCCCTTCCGTGAGCTGTACGAATTCGATCTGGACCCCTACCAGATCGAGGCCTGCGAGGCCCTGGAAGCCGGCAAGGGGGTGCTCGTCGCGGCCCCGACCGGCTCGGGCAAGACGATCGTCGGCGAGTTCGCCGTGCACCTCGCCCTGGAACAGGGCCGCAAGTGCTTCTACACCACGCCCATCAAGGCGCTGTCCAACCAGAAGTTCGCCGATCTGGTCAAGCGTTACGGGCCGGAGAAGGTCGGTCTGCTGACCGGCGACAACAGCGTCAACGCCGATGCCCCGGTGGTCGTCATGACCACAGAGGTGCTGCGGAACATGCTGTACGCGGGCTCGCAGGCGCTGCGGGGCCTCGGCTACGTGGTGATGGACGAGGTGCATTACCTCTCCGACCGCTTCCGGGGTGCCGTCTGGGAGGAAGTGATCATTCACCTCCCGGACTCCGTGACCCTGGTGTCACTGTCGGCGACCGTGTCCAACGCGGAGGAGTTCGGCGACTGGCTGGACACCGTCCGCGGTGACACCGAGGTGATCGTCTCCGAGAGCCGGCCCGTGCCGCTCTGGCAGCACGTCCTGGCCGGGCGCCGGATGTACGACCTCTTCGAGGAGGAGACCGACCACGGCGGCCGCGGCGCCGGACGCCGCGAGGTCAACCCCGATCTCGTCCGGCTCGCCCGGATGGAGAACCAGCGGGGGTACAACCCGCGTGAGCGCCGCCGCGGCAAGATGGTCCGCGAGGCGGACCGCGAGCGCGAGCGGCGCCAGCGCAGCCGGATCTGGACCCCGGCGAGGCCCGAGGTCATCGACCGGCTGGATGCCGAAGGACTCCTCCCTGCCATCACGTTCATCTTCAGCCGGGCCGGCTGCGAGGCCGCCGTGCAGCAGTGTCTGCACGCCGGACTGAGGCTCAACGACGAGGAGAAGCGACGCCTGGTCCGCGAGATCGTCGAGAAGCGGACCGCGTCCATCCCCGGCGAGGACCTCCATGTCCTGGGCTACTACGAGTGGCTCGAAGGGCTGGAGCGGGGCATCGCCGCGCACCACGCGGGCATGCTGCCGACGTTCAAGGAAGTCGTCGAGGAGCTGTTCGTACGCGGGCTCGTCAAGGCCGTCTTCGCCACGGAGACGCTCGCCCTCGGCATCAACATGCCCGCACGCTCGGTGGTGTTGGAGAAGCTCGTCAAGTGGAACGGCGAGCAGCACGCCGACATCACCCCCGGCGAGTACACCCAGCTGACCGGGCGGGCCGGGCGGCGCGGCATCGACGTCGAGGGCCACGCGGTGGTGCTGTGGCAGCGCGGCATGGATCCGGGGGCACTGGCCGGACTCGCGGGCACGCGTACGTATCCGTTGCGGTCCAGCTTCCGGCCCTCGTACAACATGGCCGTCAACCTGGTGCAGCAGTTCGGGCGTCACCGTTCGCGCGAGCTGCTGGAGACCTCCTTCGCGCAGTTCCAGGCGGACCGGTCGGTGGTCGGCATCTCCCGGCAGGTCCAGAAGAACGAAGAGGGACTGGATGGCTACCGGGAGGGCATGACCTGCCACCTCGGTGACTTCGAGGAGTACGCGCGGCTGCGCCGCGACCTCAAGGACCGGGAGACCGAACTCGCCAAGCAGGGCGCGACGCAGCGACGGGCCGAGGCCGCGGCGTCCCTGGAGAAGCTCAAGCCCGGCGATGTCATCCATGTGCCCACCGGCAAGTTCGCCGGACTGGCCCTGGTCCTCGACCCCGGTCTGCCCGCCGGGCGGACCAACGGGCACGGGCACCGCGGGCTCGAATACCACGACGGGCCGCGGCCGTTGGTGCTCACGGCCGAGCGGCAGGTCAAGCGGCTCGCCTCGATCGACTTCCCGGTTCCGGTGGAGGCGCTGGAGCGGATGCGGGTGCCGAAGTCGTTCAACCCGCGCTCGCCCCAGTCGCGCCGCGACCTGGCCTCCGCGCTGCGGACCAAGGCCGGGCACATAGTTCCCGAGCGGCACCGCAAGGGGCGGTCCGTCGCGGCCGACGACCGGGCGATCGCCCGCTACCGGGCGGAGCTGCGCGCGCACCCCTGCCACGGGTGCGACGAGCGTGAGGACCACGCGCGTTGGGCCGAGCGGTATCACCGGTTGCAGCGTGACACCAGGCAGCTGGAGCGGCGGATCGAGGGGCGGACGAATACGATCGCCCGCACCTTCGACCGGATCGTCGCGCTGCTCACCGAGCTCGACTATCTGCGGGGCAACGAGGTCACCGAGCACGGGCGCCGTCTGGCGCGGCTCTACGGCGAGCTCGATCTGCTGGCGAGCGAATGCCTGCGGGCCGGGGTGTGGGAGGGGCTGAACCCTGCCGAACTCGCGGCGTGCGTCTCGGCGTTGGTGTACGAGGCGCGGCAGGCCGATGACGCGGTGGCGCCGAAGCTGCCGTCGGGACCCGCGAAGACCGCGATGGGCGAGATGGTCCGGATCTGGGGCCGGCTCGACGCCCTGGAAGAGGACTTCAAGATCAACCAGGCGGAGGGTGTCGGGCAGCGCGAACCCGATCTGGGCTTTGCCTGGGCGGTTTACATGTGGGCGTCAGGGCGGACGCTGGACGAGGTGCTGGGCGAGGCGGAGATGCCGGCCGGGGACTTCGTGCGGTGGTGCAAGCAGGTGATCGACGTGCTGGGGCAGATCGCGGCTGCGGCGCCGCGGGACGGGAGTTCTGTGGCGCGGAATGCGCACAAGGCGGTGGATGCGGTGTTGCGGGGGGTTGTGGCGTACAGCTCTGTGGGGTGA
- a CDS encoding molybdopterin-dependent oxidoreductase: MKEADVQRHDTSPAEGAGWARTALAALGGLIAGFCALAVATLVSALVRPEAGPVTAVGGAVIDRSPPALKDFAVRHFGTGDKLVLQLGIVALLAVFAMAIGVLALHHRRTGSAAVLVFGAVGAAAAVGRPEGSPPDALPSVVGAAVGAGVLFLLAGRLATAPPAPRTADGAQGAFDRRGFVITATVATAASAGAGLLGRRLTSSVQAGATASRHDLVLPVPDSAAPAIPAGADLRIRGLSPFITPNKDFYRVDTALVVPRLDAGAWRLRIHGEGVARPVTVGLHDLLRRETIERDITLACVSNEVGGPYVGNARWIGVRLADLLREAGVRPPSAGGPADQIVARSVDGMTIGTPVEAVMDGRDAMLTFGMNGEPLPFAHGFPVRMVVPGLYGYVSACKWVEDIELTTFDAYDAYWVRRSWAQQAPVKTESRIDTPRASASPQPGTVPVAGVAWAQHRGISRVEVRVDGGPWHPARLAAEDSRDTWRQWVWEWPATPGRHTLEVRATDGTGATQTGKRTGTLPDGATGWHSVVVDVSVR, encoded by the coding sequence GTGAAAGAAGCCGATGTGCAACGCCACGACACCTCCCCGGCCGAGGGGGCGGGCTGGGCCCGTACCGCCCTCGCCGCGCTCGGCGGACTGATCGCCGGGTTCTGCGCCCTGGCCGTGGCCACGCTGGTCTCGGCCCTCGTACGTCCCGAGGCAGGTCCCGTCACGGCCGTGGGCGGGGCGGTCATCGACCGCTCTCCCCCGGCCCTGAAGGACTTCGCCGTACGGCATTTCGGTACCGGCGACAAGCTGGTGCTGCAGCTGGGCATCGTGGCGCTGCTGGCGGTCTTCGCCATGGCGATCGGGGTGCTGGCGCTGCACCACCGGCGGACCGGATCTGCGGCCGTCCTGGTCTTCGGCGCGGTCGGGGCAGCGGCCGCCGTGGGGCGGCCGGAGGGCAGCCCGCCCGACGCGCTGCCGTCGGTGGTGGGTGCCGCGGTGGGCGCCGGGGTGCTCTTCCTCCTGGCCGGACGGCTCGCGACAGCTCCCCCTGCGCCGCGCACGGCCGACGGGGCGCAAGGCGCTTTCGACCGCCGCGGCTTCGTCATCACGGCGACCGTGGCGACGGCGGCCTCGGCCGGCGCGGGACTCCTGGGGCGGCGGCTCACCTCCTCCGTCCAGGCCGGGGCCACCGCCTCACGTCATGACCTGGTCCTGCCCGTACCCGATTCCGCCGCCCCGGCGATCCCGGCCGGTGCCGATCTGCGGATCCGGGGGCTGAGCCCCTTCATCACCCCGAACAAGGACTTCTACCGGGTGGACACGGCCTTGGTCGTGCCCCGTCTCGATGCGGGCGCCTGGCGGCTGAGGATCCATGGCGAGGGCGTCGCCCGGCCCGTCACGGTCGGCCTCCACGACCTGCTGCGCCGGGAGACCATCGAGCGGGACATCACGCTGGCCTGCGTCTCCAACGAGGTCGGCGGCCCGTACGTCGGCAATGCCAGGTGGATCGGCGTACGGCTGGCCGATCTGCTGCGCGAGGCCGGGGTGCGCCCGCCGTCGGCGGGCGGGCCCGCCGACCAGATCGTGGCGCGATCCGTCGACGGCATGACGATCGGCACACCGGTAGAGGCCGTCATGGACGGGCGCGACGCGATGCTGACCTTCGGCATGAACGGCGAGCCACTGCCCTTCGCGCACGGCTTCCCGGTCCGGATGGTCGTACCCGGCCTGTACGGATACGTGTCGGCCTGCAAATGGGTCGAGGACATCGAGCTGACGACGTTCGACGCGTACGACGCCTACTGGGTCAGACGGAGCTGGGCCCAGCAGGCACCGGTCAAGACCGAGTCCCGCATCGACACCCCCCGCGCCTCGGCGTCCCCGCAGCCCGGCACCGTGCCGGTGGCCGGGGTCGCCTGGGCGCAGCACCGCGGCATCTCGCGGGTGGAGGTCCGGGTGGACGGCGGTCCGTGGCACCCGGCCCGGCTGGCGGCCGAGGACAGCCGGGACACCTGGCGCCAGTGGGTCTGGGAGTGGCCGGCCACGCCGGGCCGCCACACCCTCGAAGTCCGCGCGACGGACGGCACCGGCGCCACCCAGACCGGGAAGCGGACCGGCACCCTGCCCGACGGCGCGACCGGCTGGCACTCGGTGGTGGTCGACGTCTCCGTACGCTGA
- a CDS encoding S-methyl thiohydantoin desulfurase domain-containing protein, producing the protein MRGAAGSFGAADRPARQASWRARRTSGSFRSAAVPVEEVRYGLRVHLVTLPSDPAWYTPEGLRLAGPAAFGLAGLPAAAGERRAPGGTP; encoded by the coding sequence GTGCGTGGTGCGGCCGGATCGTTCGGGGCAGCGGACAGGCCCGCGCGGCAGGCCAGTTGGAGGGCGAGGCGGACGTCCGGCTCGTTCAGGTCGGCGGCCGTCCCGGTCGAGGAGGTCCGCTACGGCCTGCGCGTCCACCTCGTCACGCTCCCCTCCGACCCCGCCTGGTACACGCCCGAGGGCCTGCGGCTCGCGGGCCCGGCCGCCTTCGGCCTCGCCGGGCTTCCGGCCGCCGCGGGCGAACGCCGGGCACCGGGAGGCACCCCGTGA
- a CDS encoding 5'-3' exonuclease has protein sequence MLLDTASLYYRAYFGVPDSVRAPDGTPVNAVRGLLDFIGRLVQDHRPDDLVACMDADWRPHWRVELIPSYKAHRVAVETAEGLPDEEETPDTLAPQVPVIEDVLDALGIARVGVTGYEADDVIGTLTGLSTGPVDIVTGDRDLYQLVDDARGVRVLYPLKGVGSLQLTDEAWLREKYGVNGSGYVDLALLRGDPSDGLPGVPGIGEKTAAKLLDAFGDLAGIMAAVDDPKAKLTPSQRKRLDEARDYVAVAPKVVRVAGDVPLPEFDPALPTGPRDPAALEALAKRWGLGGALQRLLSTLHD, from the coding sequence ATGCTCCTCGATACCGCCTCCCTCTACTACCGCGCCTACTTCGGGGTCCCCGACTCGGTGCGCGCGCCGGACGGCACACCGGTCAATGCCGTGCGCGGGCTGCTCGACTTCATCGGGCGCCTGGTGCAGGACCACCGGCCGGACGATCTGGTCGCCTGCATGGACGCGGACTGGCGGCCCCACTGGCGGGTCGAGCTGATCCCCTCGTACAAGGCGCACCGGGTCGCGGTGGAGACCGCCGAGGGGCTGCCCGACGAGGAGGAGACCCCCGACACCCTGGCCCCGCAGGTGCCGGTCATCGAGGACGTGCTCGACGCGCTGGGCATCGCCCGGGTCGGCGTCACGGGCTACGAGGCGGACGATGTGATCGGCACGCTCACCGGCCTGTCCACCGGCCCGGTGGACATCGTCACCGGCGACCGGGACCTCTACCAGCTGGTCGACGACGCACGCGGGGTGCGGGTGCTCTACCCGCTGAAGGGCGTCGGCTCGCTCCAGCTGACGGACGAGGCCTGGCTGCGGGAGAAGTACGGGGTGAACGGCTCCGGCTATGTCGATCTGGCCCTGTTGCGCGGCGACCCGAGCGACGGGCTGCCGGGCGTCCCCGGCATCGGTGAGAAGACCGCGGCGAAGCTGCTGGACGCCTTCGGCGATCTGGCCGGGATCATGGCCGCCGTCGACGACCCGAAGGCCAAGCTCACGCCGTCGCAGCGCAAGCGGCTCGACGAGGCGCGGGACTACGTGGCCGTCGCACCGAAGGTGGTCCGGGTCGCCGGTGACGTACCGCTGCCGGAATTCGACCCCGCGCTGCCCACCGGGCCGCGCGATCCCGCCGCCCTGGAAGCCCTCGCGAAGCGGTGGGGACTGGGCGGTGCGCTGCAGCGCCTGCTCTCCACTCTGCACGACTGA